In the Hydractinia symbiolongicarpus strain clone_291-10 chromosome 13, HSymV2.1, whole genome shotgun sequence genome, ATACctaaattctaaccaggctggagattcctattttttattgttttagacAATATATCTATTGTTTCTAACCTGAAATCTCATtttcatattcttataaaaaaagcctgTAACTCGCTATCTCTCCTTGTGTGATGTACCAAGAATcgatttttttaagtgaaaaaataactaaaacaaaATCATCAACATAAAAGTTTTCACGAGTTAATTAAAAATCCACATGCAAATCGTCTTCAACAAAAAGagcaaatttttttgtcttaaATAATAGATCATAAACACCTGTTGTGTTGTGTCCATTCATAAGAATAAATTGAGATTTAATTGTTTTAAACTTATCACATGGACAGCAGTGAAGAACTACTGGGTATTCTTGCTTAAACTTTAATAgcaaatattaaattttaagaGCAATCTTTTAGGAAGTCCGGCGTCAGAATTTCGTTGGAAagcaagaaaaaataagaacaacctGGAGCTCAGACCATTAGTTTCAAAAGTAAACCAACTAGcgtctaattttttttcataaaataaattGGCATCAACAAGAACATGAAGTATGATCTTTTTGTTGCCCTTGTGCGCTCTCGCAAATGTACAGAATTTTCGAAGTGTGGCGGCGTTAAAAACGATCGTAAGCTATTTGTGCTATATCAGGAAATGCAGCTAAATTAAATGAAGCCTTAATGTTACGAAGGCTTACTCTTAAGAACGAATGAAAAAAGCGCTATCGATAAAACAGTCGGCCTCAGAATGGATCTTACTGATTCTTATAAGAAAAGCGTGTACCCAGGGCTATTTCTTtgtaaaaagaagaaattttctaaaacaatCTGCAAGAGATTTCTATTACAAtaaacttaaatatttttttcccatGTGTTTTCGTTCTCCATGTCTACTATAATAGCTATGCAATTGAAAAACGGATCTGTTTATGTCGGCATTTCCTATCGCAAAAAATATGCGACAGAGTTTTACGATAAGCAGGTACATTTGATTTTAAAAGTGATAATTGCGATGATTATTTGCGACAGCTTAAGTAAGCATTAATGCTACAGACTAGCTGTATACCCACTCACACATAACATACCGGGGATTAGCAAAATAGGAAAACAAAAGCTCAACGGATTTAATTAAATAGTATAACATGTTAGGATGAAAATCTAGTTCAAGTATGATTTCTTTTACTTTCAATCTTTTAATAGATAGTGCCATGTTTATTTTATCGCGCCAGACTTTTCTCgcgattaatttttttactatagaaatgaattttaaacatatcaaatgttttaattttaacgCATCTACATGCTTTTATAAGAACGTTTAAATCCCAGCTGAGGCTGGATGCGataattttttagtttcttCGTCCCTCCTATGttcttattttcattttttcaaaacaatacgGAAGAAGATGGTCGAACTTACAGATGTCGATAACAAACTCCTCAAAAATCCTAAACTTAAATGTGTTTATCTACGAGAGAACTCAGAGAGACTACGTTCTTAAAGttcttattttttggaaaaatctcAACCTCGACGTTTTTATAAACTAGTTTCTAAAAAAATCAGTGAATTACATTTCTATCAACAAATAAGGAAAACTAATTACTACTACCATCAACAATAAAATGtccatttttttgttatataaattTCATTGTTGTAGAGGTTTtactaatgtaaacaaaatttggTGCATGATCTTTCCAGCTTATACGCTGATCGGCAATAATTCGTAAACATTTTCCCTTTTGGCAAATACTCAATCAATATTTTGTGGCAATAGATCAACAATATTTCAATTCCTTTATGGAGATGAAGATTGTGTGTTCTATGATTAGCTGAGGAATCAGAGAACAAAATCAGAAGCAACTTCAATAATATATTTCTCGCTAAAATAACAATCATTTTATTTAATTCAATGATTATACAATcatatataaaattattcaaatgTAATTAAAAAGAGTATACACTAGAATAACCTAATTAAAAGTGTAAACGTGAGACTTTTCTTGCCATAGAGCGGTACTGCCACAACTAAGCTTATAATAATAAAccaggttttttattttaatacctGCCTTTACTGTGATATCtacatacatatacatatattttgcaTCATCACTTTTATAACCTCGTTCTGAAAGTGGAAAATATGTGAGTTTACGCTCGAATGAGCTCATACGTAACGACGTTTTTACTATATCAGGGAACCCTTTAAATTGTTTTACGTAAAATTAGGACGAATATTAAACTACTCTGGTGATTTTAAAGttggaaaaagtaaaaaataaaaaaattccaagTAAAGACCGAACTAATTTTACTTCCATGGtgtaaaagaatttaaataatgtaaataaaaatctaACATTAGGACATCTTTGATTGATCTATGTCATATCTATCAATATATTCTATATCATATGTTCCACTTTTTCTCAACGCACTTCAAATGAGTTGTACCTCAACAACTTCATTAGCATTTTAACCTTCATTCTATTTAGCTTCGATCCGAAATGAGTACCGTCAAAACTATACACATCCTTTGTCATCGGAAAATAGTCAAACACGGAAATACCGTATTTAGCTAGCTTTTCTGACAATATCACATTGTAATCAAATGCCTTTCTTGAACTTTGAGGTCTAGCGTAAGCAGCGAGTTTTAGTGGTCCATTAGTGTGTCCTCCCAACCAAAGGAATGAAGGCTTTTTGGTTTTGTTGAGCTTTAATTGTTCAATTAGCGGCTTCAAAAAGAGTTTCCACCCTCTGTCAGCCCAGAAACCTTCATGTATACCAACGTACATCAAAAACAATGGACGTTCTTCGGCTAAACGTTCCTCAAACATTTCTAAAACAGCTGGTAATTGTTTAAAGAGATGAGTAGCGAAGAAACTAGCCTTTATCTTATTTTTAGCATGTCTGCAATACCTAGGATGGTTAACTATATCTTTCCATTCAAGTGCTAATTTAAGGCGACAGCCCGTTTCTGAGAACTGCATTTCATCTCTGCAAGGACTGAGGACGTCACTTGAAAGGTTGTAGTTCAAAGCACCATATGCGGCATCATCAGTCACATGTATCATAAAAGCTTCAAAGAAATGTCGCACAAGAGAATCCCCAATGAATGTAATTGATGAGTATCTCTTTGATAGGAAATCACATGTCGACAATGATGTGTAATCTTCTAAAGGGCAGTAGGTTTCTTTCCATTCCATTAATTCTGGCATGATAATATTTGAATAATCTGTACAATCAGGTAGACATTTACAGTATTCTGGGCCGTGTCCACATTCATGCTTTTGCTGGTTACAACATGGGTTCGACGAATTTGCTGCACATTGACCTGGATACCTAAAAACAAACGGAAATGCTTGCATTATCTTCTtcatacaaaaaattacatctcGATAGGTGACTCCGTCACAATCTCCTAAGTAAGAAATTGAAGCAAATTATATTGTTTTCACTTTACTAACATCATTAGGTAGTCTATGCTAAGAGTCTACTGTATGCAGCGAAATTCCCAGTAGCAAATAACATATGGAAAATCAATATTGAGTGTTGCAGCTGCTATCATACATTGCACATAAGCTTGTACAAGAACTTGAAGTgattttttatagattattcgAAAAAAATGGTGCAAAATACACAGTACCCATGCTGACAGACACAACAATTTATCAGATGAGTGGTAAGAGACTTTTGTTtccattgttatttatttaagaTTGAACCAATCGAGTTGTCGTAAGATATCATGTAAAGATCACGCTAATAATATAAGGCAAGGGGAACAATTATAAAATTGACAAGATAGATACtttgaaatttaaaagaatgCCCCGGTAATtcaataaaatactttttttttgcctttttttttgtaacattaaTTAAGTGTAACTTTGATAAGCAAATTTGTAGAAATGTaagttaaatattaaaaaaactaactTTTTGACAGGATACTTCCACCCACACTTGCTATCATTACGCAGATTAATCACGTGCCTTATACCACGTTTCGACCGGACATAATCATTCATCGCATGCACTGACTTTACATAGAGTGGAGTTAAATCCTTACGCGGCACCCATTCACCTTGAATTAATTCAGTAACATTAAGAGAATTGCATTCTCTGGAACGGGAGTACAAATGAATTGTAGTATTCATTCTCCATACTTCGATGTATCGATTTCTCATATAGTATGTAATTGGAAACAGTGACAATAGCATCAGCATTgggaaaacatatttgattaGGTTTGTAACTTGCATCTTTCATGTTCCGGATTTTCAGTatttactaaaaaaacaaatattcagATTACGATGAGAATTCTATGAACGAAATGATAGCTGCAAATTAAATATATTGTTATTTGTGTTGCACTAATTATCATTATAACGTATCACTAAATTGTAGCTAAGGGAGTTTATTTTATTATCGTGATCATCCAAGTTCATCTTCAAGTTTATTCTATGTTAATTTATCGCTATTTGAAAAACCGCTCTTTGTAAATTTAAATGTCCAAAAAGagaataatttacaaaaaggtggctagccaccgcaatgatggaCTCACCCTGTTAGGTATTTGAAAACAAACTAGAGGTTATACTTCTCTACAAAAAATGCTTCTAGAAGCATCCGTTTttcaaggaattaaaaaaaaaagacgcAACACAtgtgaaaagatgaacagaactttaaccaagggtaGGTAtttttcgacccatatttctgaaccttgATAGTAAAGAATCATTTCTATTTGACTGCTTTTATGCTACATCGCAAGAGCTCATGAGTTTTCTTGTTAGCGCATGCGCACTTACACAAAATCTTACGTATTTTCAAAACGCGCACGCGCTAATGAGAAAAACTCGTGAGCTTTTTGTGCTACAGCGGAAAATGAAGTCAAATGGAAACGAACCTTAATAGACAGTTAGGAGAATATGTTCGGATAATTGATTCGTAAGAGGAGGACGTGTTTTCAAGTGGTTAAGAGAAACTGGATAAATTGTGATTTTCAACGGAGAACATCGAGAGAAGAAGGCTATATTCCTTATTAATGGTACACAGAAGTTATTTTCCGCAAATATTAACGAAGTGAAATGGGCTAACAACGAAGATCTCGCGTCAAAATACTTatgatttaaaactttcttgaaTCATTTCATGTAAACATATTTCTTATGAGAACATGGTTCAAACGTGTGATTTATGCAAAAGGCAATTTGAAAGTCTCCGAGGACTGAACATACACCGTGGCTCATGTAAAAGGAAAGAGTTAATGTACATAGACGTGTTAATGGATTGCTTAACGACTCTTATAACACAAATGATGATGAGGAAATAGAAACCACCACTGCTCTGCTAGAAGCCGACGTTTTACACATCAGACACGAAGACGTTATTCAACCATATTTACCCTTATATACACCGGAAAACCTAGCACGGGATGTTAATATAAACGGTATACCAGCAGACGTTTATGAAATTCAGCTAAATAACGCATACAACGAGATCATTAAATGgcgtaaaaatcttttcatgctCCCGTCTGGAAAAGCTGGGAAGGTTTTCATACGCGAATTGTCCTATTGGCTAGACCAATTTAACAGAGACACGAAGTTAAAATCCGTTTCCATTAAAACGTTCATGGTCTTGCCTAGTCTGCTTCTTCAAAAACCCTCCAGACAAAGTAAAGCGAAAGAACACGCTGCAAAATTAGACGAACGTTTACAACTCTGGAGAGGAGGAAATAATACACTACTGTTAAAAGAGGGACGAACCATTCAGAAAAGACTTGGAAGTAGTAAAATGAGAACCGAAGCAGACGTTTCCCGAATTTTTGCAAAGCTTATGATGGAGGGAAAGGTCAGCGCAGCCATAAAATTTCTATCTGAAAATAATGACTCTGGCGTGTTACCTGCTGATGACGAGACAATAAGAGAACTTCGAGCAAAACATCCGTCTCCAGCTACTATACTACCAAATAGTTTATTACAAGGACCATTAAATCAGCTGCAAGATTCATACTACGACAACATCAACGAAGACCTCATAAGAATAGCTGCAAAGCAAACACGAGGTGCAGCAGGACCTTCAAATATGGATGCCgaccaatttaaaaatatgttggttAACAACAAGTTCAAACAGGAAGGAAAAGAGCTTCGAGAACAAATCGCAACTCTGACTCGAAAATTAGCTACCACAATTGTTGACCCTAATACAATCGATTCTCTTGTCGCATGTAATTTAATCCCGTTGAACAAAAACCCTGGTGTCAGACCCATTGGAGTTGGTGAGACGTTGCGCCGTATAATGGGCAAAGCCATCGGCTGGACTCTCAAAAAGACATACAAATAGCCGCAGGTCCACTTCAAGTCGCCACAGGTGTCGAAAGTGGCGCCGAAGCTGCTATTCATGCGATGAGAACTATTTTCGAGACTGAACAATGCGAGGCTGTCATACTGGTAGATGCGAGTAATGCGTACAACACACTAAACCGTAATGTTGCACTTCATAATGTACAATATACTTGTCCACACTTTGCCACGATACTAATTAATACCTACAGAAAGGCATCGAGACTTATTGTACAAAATGAAACTGATTTATTATCACAAGAAGGCACAACTCAGGGAGACAATCTTGCTATGTCCTTTTACGCGATCAGTACCGTTATTATACAGGATCGATTGAGATCTATCGCTTCTGTAAAGCAGGTCTGGTTGGCGGACGATGCTACAGGTGCTGGCACTGTGAACGGTTTACTCCGATGGTGGAACTTAGTGATATCTGAAGGACGCAAATACGGATACCATGTTAATGAATCGAAATCATGGTTAATAGCGAAGGACGATAGGGTACTCGAACTTGCCAAAAAAGAATTTAGTGGCTCCTCTATTAAATACACAATAGATGGAAAACGTCACTTAGGAGCTGTAATCGGTAGTGCAGATTATAAAAAGCAGTATGCAACGGAAAAAGTGGATCAGTGGTGCAatgaaatgagaaaattagctgAGATCGCAATTAGCGAACCACAAGCCGCATTTGCTGCTTATACTCATGGCGAAATGcataaattcaattattttatgAGAACTATTCCAAATATGGAGGATTTCCTCACACCACTTGATAAAGTCATCGAGGACGAATTCCTACCTGCTTTGTTTGGAGAGACCATATCTGAAACTGATCGTAAACTGTTCAAATTACCAATTCGAGATGGCGGAATGGGCATACCTGTGTTGACTCAAAAAGCGAAAATTGATTGTAGTTCATCAGTGGCTATATCTGCACCCCTTGTTGAAGTGATTGTATCTCAAGGTAACGACATCCCTTCAAAAGAAACTGTAAGACAAGTTCGCCATGACAGAACGGAATTAGTCACAGCCTTACAGAGACAAGAACGTGAGAATGTAATCAGTGAACTTGATAATAAATTGTCAAGAGTTCTTTCTCAGAATTGCGAAAAAGGCGCATCAAGTTGGCTTACTGTCCTCCCCCTGAAAGACCAAGGATTTGATTTATCAAAGGACGAATTCCGTGATGCATTGGCTTTAAGATATAATCGCAAAGTCAAGAACTTACCATCAAAGTGTGCATGTGGACAACCATTCGATACGAATCATGCCATGAACTGCAAAAAGGGAGGATTTGTTTCTATTCGTCACGACAACGTAAGAGATTTTGAG is a window encoding:
- the LOC130623721 gene encoding uncharacterized protein LOC130623721: MQVTNLIKYVFPMLMLLSLFPITYYMRNRYIEVWRMNTTIHLYSRSRECNSLNVTELIQGEWVPRKDLTPLYVKSVHAMNDYVRSKRGIRHVINLRNDSKCGWKYPVKKYPGQCAANSSNPCCNQQKHECGHGPEYCKCLPDCTDYSNIIMPELMEWKETYCPLEDYTSLSTCDFLSKRYSSITFIGDSLVRHFFEAFMIHVTDDAAYGALNYNLSSDVLSPCRDEMQFSETGCRLKLALEWKDIVNHPRYCRHAKNKIKASFFATHLFKQLPAVLEMFEERLAEERPLFLMYVGIHEGFWADRGWKLFLKPLIEQLKLNKTKKPSFLWLGGHTNGPLKLAAYARPQSSRKAFDYNVILSEKLAKYGISVFDYFPMTKDVYSFDGTHFGSKLNRMKVKMLMKLLRYNSFEVR